One segment of Terriglobales bacterium DNA contains the following:
- a CDS encoding DoxX family protein, which produces MSFVNTFRGLYRLLLSVGNSLQSLLLLAIRLYWGWQFWQAGWGKLQDISKPIGFFTDLGIPFPVFNAWLVSILECVGGVMLFVGFASRLISIPLVIDMTVAYLTADREALKSIFAEPGKFYGADPYTFWFAALVVFIFGPGAFSVDWLIARFVDRRYGESPRPLAMPVSQRL; this is translated from the coding sequence ATGAGCTTCGTCAACACCTTTCGCGGTCTTTACCGTCTGCTGCTTAGCGTTGGCAACTCGCTGCAATCGCTACTGCTGCTCGCCATCCGGCTTTACTGGGGATGGCAGTTCTGGCAGGCCGGCTGGGGCAAGCTGCAGGACATCTCCAAGCCAATCGGATTCTTTACCGATTTGGGAATTCCGTTTCCGGTTTTCAACGCATGGCTAGTGTCGATCCTTGAGTGCGTCGGCGGCGTCATGCTCTTCGTCGGCTTCGCCTCCCGACTTATTTCCATTCCCCTGGTCATCGATATGACGGTCGCGTACTTGACGGCCGATCGCGAGGCTCTCAAATCGATCTTTGCAGAACCGGGAAAATTCTATGGCGCCGATCCGTATACCTTCTGGTTTGCCGCGTTGGTGGTTTTCATCTTCGGCCCGGGCGCATTCTCCGTTGACTGGCTTATCGCGCGCTTTGTTGATCGCCGTTATGGAGAGTCGCCGCGCCCGTTGGCAATGCCGGTGTCGCAAAGACTCTGA
- a CDS encoding EamA family transporter, whose product MATVTLPAVAPSRAVRLLCFAAIYFLWGASFLAIRVIVATVPPILAAGFRFLSAGVILFAWSQLRGHSSPKLREWRSALLLGVVMFACNYGPLFWAEQRVPSGVAAIISALIPVWIAIFEWTRSGSGIPGKLMIGIACGLAGVIVLSLAPGSLHGQRMDLGGVVALLVGTLAWSLGTVWSRRLPLPKSKPTSAGIQMMLGGVTLTIVSVLSGDAHRFSPAEVNLRVALSMAYLVIAASIVAFTAYIWLLGHEPATHVASYAYVNPVIAVLLGWSIAGEKLSIQIVSGMVFVVIGVIAVLRSAPSRTA is encoded by the coding sequence ATGGCTACTGTGACGCTTCCGGCTGTCGCTCCCTCGCGCGCGGTTCGCCTTCTGTGCTTTGCGGCAATCTATTTCCTCTGGGGAGCATCGTTTCTTGCGATCCGTGTGATCGTCGCCACTGTTCCGCCGATCCTGGCCGCAGGGTTTCGCTTCCTCAGTGCCGGTGTGATCCTGTTCGCGTGGTCGCAACTGCGCGGCCATTCATCTCCGAAGCTGCGTGAATGGCGCAGCGCTCTTCTGTTGGGTGTGGTGATGTTCGCTTGCAATTACGGACCGTTGTTTTGGGCGGAGCAGCGCGTGCCATCCGGTGTGGCGGCAATCATCTCAGCGCTGATTCCGGTTTGGATTGCAATCTTTGAGTGGACACGTTCCGGTTCGGGAATACCGGGGAAATTGATGATCGGTATCGCGTGCGGGCTCGCAGGCGTCATAGTCCTGAGCCTCGCCCCTGGCAGTTTGCACGGCCAACGCATGGACCTTGGCGGCGTTGTTGCATTGCTGGTTGGCACTCTCGCCTGGTCGCTAGGCACGGTGTGGTCGCGGCGTTTGCCGCTTCCCAAATCGAAACCCACCTCCGCCGGTATTCAGATGATGCTTGGCGGGGTCACGCTGACCATCGTGTCTGTTCTGTCCGGCGATGCCCACCGGTTCTCGCCCGCAGAGGTGAACTTGCGTGTTGCGCTTTCCATGGCGTACCTCGTGATCGCTGCGTCGATCGTGGCGTTTACCGCTTACATCTGGCTGTTGGGGCACGAGCCTGCCACCCACGTCGCCAGTTATGCGTATGTGAACCCTGTAATCGCGGTATTGTTGGGATGGTCGATCGCTGGCGAAAAGCTCTCAATCCAGATCGTTTCCGGAATGGTGTTTGTAGTGATCGGAGTGATCGCGGTTCTCCGAAGTGCGCCGTCGCGCACCGCCTGA
- a CDS encoding metallophosphoesterase, translated as MPAIAAGAHADAVKFYWHLGDFRADYDFDQDLLAAPEYRGKHPTISDYQRIAWDDFIAHQLDPFGDTPVFLAIGNHELVPPKTRADYLQQFADWLDAPPIKAQRLRDDPHDHKLRTYYHWMENGVDFLSLDNASLDQFDEAQVLWIERVLARDESDSSVRTVVLGMHDALPDSISTGHGMNESAQMERSGRRVYQDLLTFRNKTRKYVYVLASHSHFLIEDVYNDACHPNPETLLPGWIVGTAGAIRYRLPNNLGGAKLAKTDVYGYLLGTVQSSGEIKFQFREITRDKVPQAVNDRYGDQVQACFFENKSKYTPAGPDCAK; from the coding sequence ATGCCTGCGATTGCGGCCGGTGCCCATGCTGACGCCGTGAAGTTCTACTGGCACCTTGGCGATTTTCGTGCCGACTACGACTTCGATCAGGATCTGCTCGCAGCCCCCGAATATCGCGGAAAGCATCCCACGATCTCCGACTACCAGCGTATCGCGTGGGACGACTTCATCGCGCATCAACTCGATCCCTTCGGCGATACTCCAGTTTTTCTTGCCATCGGCAACCACGAACTCGTTCCCCCAAAGACGCGTGCAGACTACCTCCAGCAATTCGCTGACTGGCTTGATGCTCCTCCGATTAAGGCGCAGCGCCTGCGCGATGATCCGCATGATCATAAGCTGCGTACCTACTATCACTGGATGGAGAACGGGGTGGACTTTCTCTCTCTCGACAACGCCTCGCTCGATCAGTTCGATGAAGCGCAAGTCTTGTGGATTGAACGAGTGCTGGCGCGCGATGAATCCGATTCCTCAGTGCGAACCGTGGTGCTCGGAATGCACGATGCACTGCCAGATAGCATCTCCACCGGACACGGCATGAATGAATCGGCGCAGATGGAGCGCAGTGGCCGGCGTGTATACCAGGATCTGCTGACGTTTCGAAACAAAACGAGAAAGTATGTGTACGTCCTCGCCAGCCACTCGCACTTTCTTATTGAAGATGTCTACAACGACGCATGTCACCCGAATCCCGAGACGCTGCTTCCAGGCTGGATCGTAGGAACCGCCGGTGCGATTCGCTACCGCTTACCGAACAACTTAGGCGGAGCCAAGTTAGCGAAGACCGATGTCTACGGCTATCTGCTGGGCACAGTGCAATCGAGCGGTGAAATCAAATTCCAGTTTCGGGAAATCACTCGCGACAAGGTGCCGCAAGCAGTAAATGATCGTTACGGTGACCAGGTGCAGGCTTGCTTCTTCGAAAACAAATCGAAGTACACTCCTGCCGGTCCGGACTGCGCGAAATAA
- a CDS encoding YdeI/OmpD-associated family protein → MPKSQVKNFRATLERLRGNLGWIIVRIPFDVKKTWGSARPKVRGEVNGAVFRTSVFPEKDGRAFLLINKQLQKDAGIVEGITANFKIELDTAPREVKIPAELSGIFAESKRLKKWFESLSYSYRRWIADWIAEPKIAASRERRADQIAERLMETMEAERELPPLIKTAFERNALAREGWSRMTARQRRGELMAVFYYRTPEARQRRLQKVLDFAKNVATRKLDQSDLADAID, encoded by the coding sequence ATGCCCAAGTCTCAAGTTAAAAACTTTCGCGCCACCTTGGAACGGCTGCGCGGCAATTTGGGATGGATTATTGTCCGCATTCCATTTGACGTGAAGAAGACTTGGGGCAGCGCGCGGCCGAAAGTGCGAGGCGAAGTAAACGGCGCCGTCTTTCGCACGTCAGTTTTTCCTGAAAAGGATGGTCGTGCGTTTCTACTGATCAATAAGCAACTGCAGAAAGATGCCGGCATCGTCGAAGGGATCACCGCAAATTTCAAGATCGAACTCGATACAGCACCGCGTGAAGTCAAGATTCCGGCGGAGTTGAGTGGGATCTTTGCTGAGAGCAAGCGGCTTAAGAAGTGGTTCGAATCGCTTAGCTATTCTTATCGTCGGTGGATCGCGGATTGGATCGCAGAGCCCAAGATCGCAGCCAGCCGCGAGCGCCGCGCCGATCAGATCGCCGAACGACTGATGGAAACCATGGAAGCCGAACGTGAGCTTCCTCCGCTGATTAAGACAGCCTTCGAACGCAATGCACTCGCACGGGAAGGTTGGAGCCGCATGACCGCGCGGCAACGGCGAGGCGAGCTGATGGCCGTTTTCTATTACCGTACTCCGGAAGCGCGCCAGCGTCGTCTTCAGAAGGTTCTCGACTTCGCGAAGAATGTCGCAACTCGAAAGCTGGACCAATCCGATTTGGCTGACGCAATTGACTGA
- a CDS encoding YtxH domain-containing protein: MNPYDKYGEYSRAAGGSDRAKTALIFLAIGIGIGALISLLVAPRSGSEVRQAVRGKLDDARRGLSRQSNRVRQKVMPIRRTR; this comes from the coding sequence ATGAACCCTTACGACAAATATGGTGAGTACAGCAGAGCTGCCGGCGGCTCTGATAGGGCCAAAACAGCTCTGATCTTTTTAGCAATCGGAATAGGCATCGGAGCGCTGATTTCGTTGCTCGTGGCGCCGCGGTCGGGTTCCGAGGTGAGACAAGCAGTTCGCGGCAAACTCGACGACGCTCGCCGTGGACTCAGCCGTCAGAGCAACCGCGTTCGCCAGAAGGTAATGCCGATCCGCAGGACGCGATAA